One genomic window of Neisseria sp. oral taxon 014 str. F0314 includes the following:
- the clpS gene encoding ATP-dependent Clp protease adapter ClpS has product MNRPNTSHESDTLLNENDRKTAPPKRYGVFLLNDDYTTMDFVVEVLSEVFMLGEEQAVAVMLLVHHEGKGLCGTYTRDIAQTKQLQVMQRAKAAGHPLQCTVEEI; this is encoded by the coding sequence ATGAACCGACCGAACACTTCCCACGAATCAGACACGCTTTTAAACGAAAACGACCGGAAAACGGCGCCGCCCAAACGTTACGGCGTTTTCCTGCTCAACGACGACTACACCACGATGGATTTCGTGGTGGAAGTGCTGAGCGAGGTTTTTATGTTGGGCGAAGAGCAGGCGGTGGCGGTGATGCTGCTGGTGCACCACGAAGGCAAGGGCCTGTGCGGCACTTACACGCGCGACATTGCGCAGACCAAGCAGCTACAGGTCATGCAGCGGGCGAAGGCCGCGGGGCACCCTCTGCAATGTACAGTCGAGGAGATTTAG
- a CDS encoding cold-shock protein: protein MATGIVKWFNDAKGFGFITPDEGGEDLFAHFSAINMEGFKTLKEGQRVSFDVTTGPKGKQAANIQAA, encoded by the coding sequence ATGGCAACCGGTATCGTAAAATGGTTCAACGACGCTAAAGGTTTTGGTTTCATCACTCCCGACGAAGGCGGCGAAGATTTGTTCGCACATTTCTCGGCCATCAACATGGAAGGTTTCAAAACCCTGAAAGAAGGCCAACGCGTGTCTTTCGACGTAACCACCGGCCCTAAAGGCAAACAGGCAGCCAACATTCAGGCAGCTTGA
- a CDS encoding DUF1653 domain-containing protein, with the protein MKTTIKPGIYRHFKGGLYEVVGTAKHSETEEELIVYRALYGDYGLWARPAAMFTETVEIDGEPLPRFSLINAF; encoded by the coding sequence ATGAAAACAACGATTAAACCCGGTATCTACCGCCATTTCAAAGGCGGCCTCTACGAAGTCGTCGGTACGGCGAAACACAGTGAAACCGAAGAAGAACTGATTGTCTACCGCGCCCTTTACGGCGATTACGGCCTGTGGGCGCGCCCCGCCGCCATGTTTACGGAAACGGTTGAAATCGACGGCGAACCGCTGCCGCGTTTCAGCCTGATTAACGCGTTTTAA
- the smpB gene encoding SsrA-binding protein SmpB yields the protein MSIANNKKAFHDFFIEDQLEAGLVLEGWEVKAVRAGRVQLKESYIHWKKDAFYLVGCHITALPTASTHVKPDPVRQRKLLLNRSEINKLIGKTERAGYTVVPLNLHYNRGKIKMDIGLAKGKKQHDKRQSLKEADWKREKQRLMKQTR from the coding sequence ATGAGTATTGCCAACAATAAAAAGGCCTTCCACGACTTTTTCATCGAAGACCAGCTCGAAGCCGGCCTCGTTTTGGAAGGCTGGGAAGTCAAAGCCGTACGCGCGGGCCGCGTGCAGCTTAAAGAAAGCTATATCCATTGGAAAAAAGATGCTTTCTATTTGGTCGGCTGCCACATTACCGCGCTGCCGACCGCTTCCACACACGTCAAACCCGATCCTGTCCGCCAACGCAAACTGCTGCTGAACCGTTCGGAAATTAACAAACTCATCGGCAAAACCGAACGCGCGGGTTACACCGTCGTCCCGCTCAACCTGCACTATAACCGCGGCAAAATCAAAATGGACATCGGCTTGGCAAAAGGCAAAAAACAACACGACAAACGCCAAAGCCTGAAAGAAGCCGACTGGAAACGCGAAAAGCAGCGCCTGATGAAGCAAACCCGCTGA